DNA from Ignisphaera sp.:
ATCAACACAACCCAGATTGAGACATGCGGGCCGTATTCAGGAGAAGACATTGATGTAAAAGTAAGGCTTCTCAGAGACGGCACATATAAACTCTATTTAGTAGAGGTATCGAGTAAGCAAGCCGGTAGCATTACTACTTGAACTAGGCGAGCAAACCTAAGATTTTTGTGGCTATAGTCATTTCTCACCGCAGACAAATTCTTTTTCCATGGCTTTTCAATACTCTCCCGGACACCCAGTCTTTTCACTCCCCTCCCCCACAAGCACCTCTAATCATCTTGAATTTTCTTACAACTGAAGACCTCGTCTCTTTGGGGTGGGGACCAGAATTTTATTATTGGGTGCCAATCAAATAAAGCTTTATGCATCTCGGCATCACTGCCCGCTTTTAGGGGCAGGTGAGATGCCAAGTTCTTTAAGGTTCCACTACATCTATTGATTCTACCTTGTTGAACAAGCCTTCTGCATATGGAATAACATTCACGCTCTTAAAATATAGTATTTTTAGCGTTGTTAACTTGAGTGATGCCCTATAGGCTTTTCCAACTCTATTCAAAACAATATTATCGATTTCCCTAACTCCTCCTAGCATCTTTATCGTTTCAGTGCTTACCCCAACACATAACAGTGCATCGTCGATACCTATTTCACGGGGATTTCTCATCTTGAAGAGAAGCATTATTTCAAATCCAGCTCGATTACTGAAGTTTTTGAAATAGCGATTAGATCCCTTAATAAAGTAGAGGAGGGTGGACATTGGCGACAGTAATATGCCGCTTCTAACTTTAAAAATGAAGAGCTGGGGTGGAGTATATCCATTAGAATAGTAATAATCTAAATATCCTTTTACAACCCTTTTTACGTGTTCTAGAAACCCCCTAGCATATCTTTTCTCTCTTGCATGGAGTTTAAGCCCTGCAGGAGCATTTAGGCCTAGGGGTATGGGAAAAGACACCTTAAACCCTACTCTAACAAAGAGGTCTATATCCTCTCCCACCATAAAGTCTTTCCAGCCACCCCTAGACAAGATATACTCTCTTCTTCCTACCAAGGTACCGTATGCGTAGACAGGGTCTATGTTTTCTGCGTACCCGATTATTCTATGGAAAGCAGTTGAGTATATCGTGTCAAGGTCGAAGTACGCCGTAATAGAGCCCTCTGGGCATTTATATAGAGCTATATGCCTCCCCAACCCCCTTGAAGATCTATATCTGTATAGAGTTAAGTTGTATTCTTTCCTAAGCTCCAACAACTTCTCCCACGTCCCATCGGTTGAATAAGAGTCTACTATGACTATGTCGTAGCTAGGGTTAAACACCGATTTAATGGATTCCTCAACATATTGGGCATTGTTGAAAACAGTTCCATAGATGCATACTCTCAGCTTCCATCACCTATCTTTGGTATCGAAACTCAGCCCATTTATAAAATGAATTTTATTAAGACCACTTTATGTGGTCAGAGGCATAACTCACTACAATATTCTCATTGTCTATGTTTTGACATAGCTATCTTCTGATTTTATATAGCTGTAGATTAAAGGCTGTTGTGTTTGGAGGGGGAGCCTGTTTTCTTTCCAGTCTTCTCTTTAGTGATCTCTAGGAGTTTTTCGATGAGCTTGGCCCTGGCTTTGACTGATTCTTGGCTAAGTCTAGCTTCGTGGAACCCCTCGACATGTAGATAGTAAGCCGCGTCCCATGCGTAGAGAATGTCCTCGCCAATCTTCTCAGCTAGTCTGCGGGCTGCCGAGTCTAGCAGCTTTAAGGTCCATCTACCCCTCGCTCTCGCTTCGCCAGCCTCTTCAAGTCCTGTGGCTAGGGATAGAGCCTTAATACATTCTTCAGCAACCTTATAGAGTTTTCAGATGCTTGAATAACATCTTCTTTATCGAGAAGTTCCCTGCCCCTCTCAAACATCTTCTCAGCGAGCTCTACATGAACACTAGCCTCCTCGTCGGGGTCCAACCCAAGCTCCATAATGAGAGAATCTGTTATGAAGAGCTCGACATCTATTCCCCTCTCCCTAGCCTTCTCATAGAGCTTCCTCAGCACAATAATAGCTACCTCCACAGAGTTGCACCCAAAGGATAACTACCCCAATATGTCTATGTAGTACAGCCTCAAAAGTTTATGCTGATATCATGCCTAGTGAACACCAAATATCAACACTTGTACTGACCTCCTCCATGCTCTGAAGGGCTAGACTTGTAAAGATGTTTTGTATCCAGTGTCAAACCATCAAAAACGGTTTCCTATGTCTCATACACAGATCATTTGTGGTTGATGCGCTTACACAGGCTCAAACCCAAATAAGTGACCTGCAGCTGGATTGTGGAGGGGGTAATAAAAAGCTTCTAAAATCCATGTTTCCTACCATATATGAGGAGGTATAATAGGAGAGTAGCTATAGCAGCTAGGCCGATGAACATGGCTCGGGCACCGGAAATGGCACGCTACCTCCCCGTGTTAGATCGTAGTATATTATCGACCCCGAGTAAACCATGAATGCATGACTTGAACCCTTAAGCAATATCTGAAGAGTGTTGGGATCAGCCCATACGATGACGGCATCTCCAAAGCCAGAGGCTGCTTCGCGAATTTCCTGACCGTTTGTCCTTAGAGGGCGGACTAAACCACTTTAAACTGTCACAACCCCCCTTTGGAAGCAAACAGTTTTCATATATTTTCGCTGGGGTTGACATGTCTTTTGTGTCTAGACATAAAAAGGTTTATTAGCTATGTCTGTGCATAGTATGTCTGGCGAGGCCCGTGTCTGCCAAGATAACTGTTAGGATTCCTCTAGAGCTGAAGAGGCGCATGGAGAGGTTTTCTAGTGTTAATTGGAGTGATGTTGTTAGGAGAGCTATTGAGGAGAAGCTGAGGGAGCTCGAGGTCAGGGAGGCCATTGAGGCCATGGATGAGATAGCCTCAAAAGCTAGGTCTGTAAGGTCTTTGGCTGAGGTTATAAGAGAGTTTAGGGATAGAAGGAGATGAAGAACATTGTTCTAGATGCTAGCGCTGTTGTTAAGTGGTTTGTGAGGGAAGATGAATTTGAGGAGATGAAGAGGGTCAGGGATTTAATCGTAGGCAGTAAGGTGAGGGCATATATCCCGGCACTACTATTTATAGAGGTTTCCAATGCTCTTAGATACACCGAGGGCCTAACACCCGAAGACATTATTAAAGCCATTGGCGCTCTTCAAAAACTTGGACTAGAGGTTGTAAATGATTCCGAGTTGCTCGAGGACGCTATTAGGATAGCCTTTGAGAAGGAGATCACAGTATACGACTCGATATATCTATCGCTGGCAAAGAGAGTGGGCGGAGTTGTTATAACATACGATAGGGAGATGCTCAACAAGAGCGGGGGTATAGCCATGAAGGCAAGTGCCTTCCTAAAACAATTTGCAACAGCATAATATCACAAACCTTCTACCTGCCCATTAAAATGCCTCAAGATCCTTCAAGGTGCAAATCCCTTTATCTACATGTGTTAATGGGTTGTAGCTGTGGGGTTATATAATGGTTTGTGAAGAGAGCTAGCGAGAAACATATAAAACTTTGATACGGTATAGCAAAGTCTTGTTGGTGTTGTTGGGCATGTTAGGGTGCGTGCAAGGGTGTGAAATGTTGAGGAGCCGTCAAGGTGTAGAGAGGTGGAGCTCCTAGCCGATACAGGGCTATATACACAGTACTGCCCACAAATCTTCTGATGGAGCTTGGTGTAAAGCCTGTTGGGAAGAGGAGGTTTAGGCTGGCAAACAACCAGGTTATTGAGCGTGACATCGACATCGTTGGCATATAGATACAGGGAATGAAAACCCATACAATAGCAGTTTTCGGAAACGAAAACATCTACCTACTCGGCATAGTAACCCTTGAGGAACTGGGTCTAGAGATAGACCTTGTGAAAGGCGGGCTCAGACCCATGGAACCCCTACTAATGTAGAGACAAAACAACTACTAGATAGGCTCTTCGCAAAACACCACGCCAGCGCAACCATTACCTGCACTATACCTAAACCAAACTCACACACATTTTAAAGCTTACAACTACATCACATCATATGCTATTAAGTTTGTGTGGGCTAGGGTTGTCGAAGGCAATAGAATTGGTTGTAGAGATTCACGGTATTGCCCTTAGTATTATGTTTGCTATTAGTGTTGCTATTACCGATCCCGTTAATATCCACGATATTTTCGTTATATAGTCCATTCTCTTATCTAAGGCATCTATCCTCTTGTCTAGATCATCTATTCTCTTTGTCAGCTCTGTGTATGCTCCTTCTAGCTTCGATACCCTATCCCTCAATTCTGAAATATCCCTCCTCAACTCGTTTATGTTGTTGAATACCTCTGATCTCAGGCTTTCAATAGATCTATTCACATTTTCTATGTGGCCCATAAACTCTTTTCTATGCTCTAAAAATTCGTGTCTTAAACTCTCTATAGACTCTCTAAAGCTCTTTTCAAGAGATTTTATTTCGCTTCTTAAGCCATTCTCAACCCTCTCCAAATCGCTTTTCGTTGCAACATCTCTTAGAATAGCGTTTATCATAGCCAATCTTATGTCAGGTTCGGAAACAAGTAGCTCAGCAAGCCTCTTCCTAGCCCTGGCATCCACCTCGAAAAGCCTAACAACATCCTCGGCGGTGAGACCCATGGAATTCACATAGAGAGTATATAGCTTTTCAACTATTTAAGCATTGCTTAGCCAAAGCCAAAAACACTAAAATAAAATAGAATTTAGTGTGCCGCCTTACAGCATTGAGTTTCCTTGGAGCAACACTTAATACAACTAAAAACCTTTGCTTAAGCCCACCACCTATTCCTAGAGATGGTGTTGGAGTTCAGCATTGATCGTAGGTGAAATAGCCTCGAATTAGTAAGCATATTGGTCACCTTAACATTCCCTCATCATATATCAGTAACTCGGACCCACGATCATCCCAAAACTGCTACAAGTAAACGTGGGTGAATTGGAACAGTGTCGATGGCTTATTCAGCTCTGCAGGCAGCTCTGTTTACTCTCCTAGAGCTCGAGACGTCTAAGAAAACTGCAGATCATGTCTATATTACAGCACCTAAAAACTTTGTGCGCACAATCACCACATAAAAGAATTGCATGGTTTCACTATCGCAATTTGAGAGAAGCTGGCGATTTAGTGTATGGGCTTTGAAAACAGTGCATTAGATCAAGTAACCGTTTTGATCCCCGTATTGAATGAGGAGAAGGCTATTGGTATAGTATTAGACGAGGTTATAAAAACTGGTGCCCTCTCAAAAACATCATAGTAGTTGATGGTGGTAGCACCGATAAAACAGTAGAAATAGCTAAATCTAAAAATGTGTTGGTGGTGCCCCAGAGAGGTAGGGACAAGGCCGATGCAATAAAAATGGGTTTAGAGTATGTGAAGATATATCGTTGTGATGGACGGTGATGGTACCTACCCTGCAGAGTATATACCGAGGCTTCTAAGGAAAATGAAGGACGGTGGATGCTGTACCATGGATTCTATAACAAATATCGCTACACCACATGATTCTACATGTCTAGAGGATTAAATCAGCTAAAGCATGTGCATAGGGTTCATGGAGTTGGAGTATTTTATACATTGCATTATTTTGTTCTTGCACCATGTGATCGCCTATGCTATTGGTTTTAGAGACCTTATATTCGAGAAGAATTCGCTGGTATAATAAATTATGGAAAAGTTGGTCAGTGATCGAGGGCCTCTTCATCTGATTCATCTAAACCCCGTTTTCATCATCGAGTCGATCTCTAGGCACACTCTATTTATAAAGTATTATCGGGTGCTAACATAGTTTTTGTGGTATATATGTCGATGGAATTTGACTATGTGTTGCCTAGAAAAAGTGTGCCGCCCCAGTTCATAGTCTTGTCTATAATAGCAAAATACAACGGTTTAACGCTATCACAATTGTATTCATTGGTTAAGCAGAGCAGATGCAATGAATCCTTCGACAAATTGTCTGTCAAGGATCTGGAGAACGATCTGAATATGTTGCGTATCCTCGGGTTGGTGGAAGAGTCTGGTGGTGTATATACTGTGACTGAGAAGGGTAGGTTTGTTCTAGGGAAATTCACAAATAATGGTAAATGCCTCTAACAGCTGTTTAGAAGAAGTATGAAATGATGTAGCTCTGCAACATGAAGAGTATTATAGATGCTGATGATGTTGTTGCAAGTAGTAGTAGTGCTGCTTTCGGGTTTTGAACACTCATTCTATCTCCATCGCTCTCCGATTTTTTGACGCACGAGTATATTATTTTGAAGGCGTACCCCGTGGACACTACGATGACGATGAAAAATAGTGCAGCGTAGAGATGAAAGATGCTACCCAATGCAAAAATTTTTAGGAAGATGAATAGCTCTGACCAGAATGTTAGGAATGGGGGTAGCCCCAGAAGCCCTAGAGAAGATGCTACTATAACATATCTTGCAAGACTATTGTTCCACATGTAAGCATATCCAACCTCGCGGATTTGCATCATTTCCAGCATTGTATATGCTATTAGGAAGACAGGTACTTTTGATAGAGCATGTGCCAGAATGTGAAGAGCTCCATAGTCAACAACATTGTTTGCAAATGCCAAGACAAGGTAGTTCATGTGCGCCACAGTGCTGTAGGCTAGCAGTCTCCTGAAATCGCTTTGGAACAGCGAGGCTAGCGAACCTATAAAAGCTGTTAGAATAGAGAGGGCTGAGACCATGTTTCGAATGAGCTCGCCACCATTATACGCAAAAAGCCCGGCAACATAGGTTGCAACTGGTGTTACCGCCCCCATATGCATTATTGCTAACGTTGAAAGCATTGACACGTCGGCGTCGGGCACCCAGAAGTAGAATGGAAACACAGCCGCTTCTGTCAGAAAACCTATGACAATGAACATTTTCGATGGAACAGAGGCCCTACTCAAGATTGCTGTAATCGATGTCGAGCCGCATTCAGCTACACTTAGAACAATTCCTATCAAAGCTATTAGAGAGCCTATAACACACACCAGAACATACTTCATTGTTGCCTCATATTCTTCTCTTGTGTGGCGAATATTCAAAGCCGCTATAGTTGTGTAACCCAGCCCCTCCCAATAGATGAACAGCTTAATAATGTCGTTAACCTGGGTTGTTGCTGCAAGCACTACCAGCATTGTAAGAGAATTGAACAGGATGAGAAGCATTGAAATAAGAACCTTCCTAGGAGTGTAGATATACCTTCTAATGGATATTATATAGCCTTCTGAAATAAGCGATACAAGCGCTGAAACAACCCCCACAAACCCAGTTAAACCACGGATGCTAAGAGCTATTGCCATCTGCACTAATGTAGTG
Protein-coding regions in this window:
- a CDS encoding type II toxin-antitoxin system VapC family toxin — its product is MKNIVLDASAVVKWFVREDEFEEMKRVRDLIVGSKVRAYIPALLFIEVSNALRYTEGLTPEDIIKAIGALQKLGLEVVNDSELLEDAIRIAFEKEITVYDSIYLSLAKRVGGVVITYDREMLNKSGGIAMKASAFLKQFATA
- a CDS encoding glycosyltransferase family A protein, giving the protein MRVCIYGTVFNNAQYVEESIKSVFNPSYDIVIVDSYSTDGTWEKLLELRKEYNLTLYRYRSSRGLGRHIALYKCPEGSITAYFDLDTIYSTAFHRIIGYAENIDPVYAYGTLVGRREYILSRGGWKDFMVGEDIDLFVRVGFKVSFPIPLGLNAPAGLKLHAREKRYARGFLEHVKRVVKGYLDYYYSNGYTPPQLFIFKVRSGILLSPMSTLLYFIKGSNRYFKNFSNRAGFEIMLLFKMRNPREIGIDDALLCVGVSTETIKMLGGVREIDNIVLNRVGKAYRASLKLTTLKILYFKSVNVIPYAEGLFNKVESIDVVEP
- a CDS encoding proton-conducting transporter membrane subunit, which encodes MISYEQLLILVTLSSVTLMALATIVLKRLGRRYDFIPIYIAVATTLVQMAIALSIRGLTGFVGVVSALVSLISEGYIISIRRYIYTPRKVLISMLLILFNSLTMLVVLAATTQVNDIIKLFIYWEGLGYTTIAALNIRHTREEYEATMKYVLVCVIGSLIALIGIVLSVAECGSTSITAILSRASVPSKMFIVIGFLTEAAVFPFYFWVPDADVSMLSTLAIMHMGAVTPVATYVAGLFAYNGGELIRNMVSALSILTAFIGSLASLFQSDFRRLLAYSTVAHMNYLVLAFANNVVDYGALHILAHALSKVPVFLIAYTMLEMMQIREVGYAYMWNNSLARYVIVASSLGLLGLPPFLTFWSELFIFLKIFALGSIFHLYAALFFIVIVVSTGYAFKIIYSCVKKSESDGDRMSVQNPKAALLLLATTSSASIILFMLQSYIISYFF